Within Myceligenerans xiligouense, the genomic segment CACCGGCCGGGTCAACCCGTCCGGCCGGTTGTCCGAGACGATCCCGCACCGCCTCGCCGACGGCCCGGCCTACCTGGACTTCCCCGGTGAGGACCTCCACGTGCGCTACGCGGAGGGCGTGTTTGTGGGCCACCGCTGGTACGACGCCCGCGACATCGACGTGGCCTTCCCGTTCGGGCACGGCCTGTCGTACACGACGTTCGGCTACGAGGGCCTCACGGTGACGACGGGCGACGACGCCCTGCGTGCCACCCTCACCGTCACGAACACCGGCGACGTGCCCGGCCGCGAGGTGGTGCAGTGCTACCTGGGGCGCGACACGTCGGCCGTGGCACGGCCGCCCCGTGTGCTCGCCGCGTTCGACGTCGTCGAGCTGGAGCCCGGCGAGTCCCGGCGCGTCGAGCTGACGGTGCCCCTGGGCGAGCTGTCGCACTGGAGCACGCGGGACGGGCGCTGGGTCACCGAGGGCGGCACGTGGCGCGTCGACGTCGGCGCGTCGAGCCGCGACGTGCGGGAGTCCCGCGAGGTCCAGGTTCCCGGGGACGACGCCGTGCGGCCGCTCACCCGCGGCTCGACGCTCCGGGAAGCGGCCGCCGACCCGACGGCGGGTCCGCTGGTCAACGGTGCGCTCGAGGCGATGGACGAGGACGTGCGCGAGATGGCCCTCGCGATCCCGCTGGGGCGGATGCCGTTCGTGCCCGATGCGGGCGTGAGCGAGAAGCAGCTCGCGGACCTCATCGCGCTGTCCGACGGCTCGGCGGGCCGCTTCAAGCGGACGGCGGCCAAGGTACTGGGCTCCGTCTCGGCGCGCCGGAGACACGGACCGCGTTGACGCGGGTCCCGGCGGAGTTGCTACGGTGCGCGAGCACAGTGCCGTGCCCGAGATGTCGTGCGGGTGAGGGGCTGCCGTCGCGTGTGTTGCCCCGAGGAGGCTGACCGTGCTGCATCATGAGCAACCAGCTCGCCCGCGTTCGCGGCGCATGCTGCTGCGTGTCGTCCTCGTGCTGCTCGCGGGGATCGCGGCGATGATCCTGGTGAACCCGTCCCAGACGGACTTCCGCGATGCTCCGGGGGAGTTTCCCGGCGGCATGCACACCATCGGTGAGCTGGTGCCGTTCGGGCGGTGACGCCGGTGGCCCGCGCCCCGACGGGTCAGGAGGCCGGCGGCGGGGCCGTGCTCGCGCGCTCCACGAGGCGCGTGGGCAGGCGCGTGTGATGACCCTGCCCCGTCCGCGGCGCGTCGCTCTCGATCAGCGAGATGACCATGCGCAGCGCCTCGGCGCCCATCTCGCGCAGCGGCTGCGCGACGGTGGTCAGCGGTGGTCGAGCGGCCGCCGCCTCGGGGATGTCGTCGTAGCCCACCACCGAAAGGTCTTCCGGAACCCGCAGCCCGAGCTCCTCGGCCACCTCGACGACGTGGAGCGCCGAGAGGTCGTTGGCGGCGAAGACGGCGGTCGGGCGGTCCGGCCGGTCGAGCAGCTCGTGCGTGGGCCGGTCGGACAGGTCGGGACGGTACCCGCCGGTGAGGACCAGGCTCGGGTCGACCGTGAGCCCGGCGTCGCTCATGGCCTGGCGGTAGCCCAGCTCGCGCAGCCGTGCGGACTCGAGGTCCCGGCGCCCGCCGAGGTGGCCGATGCGGGTGTGACCGAGGCTGATCAGGTGCTCGGTCGCCATGCGCGCCCCGGCGAGGCTGTCGGAGTCCACCGTCGCCGGACCCGTCGGACCGGTGTGCGGGTCGATGGCGACGACGGGGACGCCGTCGTCCGTCGGCACCTGGACCGTGGGCGTGACGATCACCGCTCCGTCGATGAGCGTGCCGCCCAGCCGGGAGAGCGAACGCCGCTCCCAGCCCACCCGGTCGGAGGTGTCGCCGCCGCCGGAGTAGGCCAGCAGCTCGTAGCCGGTGCCCTCGACGGCCTTGGAGATCGCCTTGAGGAGTTCGGTGCTGAACGGCTCGAACTCGGCGACGAGCACGCCGATCACGTTGGTGCGCCGGCGGCGGAGGCTGCGGGCGACCAGTGAGGACTCGTACCCGAGCTGGTCGACGACCTCGAGGACCCGGCTCGCCGTCGTCTGGGCCACCCCGTAACGTCCGTTGACCACCTTGGACACCGTGGCGACGGACACTCCGGCGGCACGCGCGACGTCGGTGATCGTCACGCGGCCGGCGCGGACGGCGCCACCCTCGGGGCCCACCTGCGGGCGGTCGCCGGACGGCGTCACCGAGGGCGGCGACGGCGGGGTCCCCGCCTCGTCACCGTCTTCTGTCCCGGTTCTACCAGGAAAATTCGCACCGCTCTGCACGAAGGAGACACTACCTTGACTACGGTGATGCCACGCGCCCAGGTTTGGTTGTTTAGAAATCGTTATCGACAACGTTTGACCAACCACTGTGTCACGTGCCACTGTCATCGTTGACAGATACTTCCCTGTCGACTCCGTCGATGAAGACCAAGGGGTTCAGAACCATGACAAGGACGAAGCGAAGCGCGGCCGTGATCGCGCTGGGCTCGGCCGTCGCACTGTTCGCGGCTGCCTGTGCCGGACAGGGCGGCGGCGGTGGCGGCAGCACCGACGCGGACGCCGACACCATCACCTGGTGGCACAACTCGAACACCGGCGAGGGCAAGGCGTACTACGACCAGCTCGCCGAGGACTTCGAGGCCGAGACCGGTGTCACGGTCGAGGTGAGTGCGATGCAGCACGAGGACATGCTGACCAAGCTGCAGGCGGCATTCCAGTCCGGCAACGACGAGCAGATCCCGGACGTCTACATGAGCCGGGGCGGCGGCGAGCTCCAGACGGAGGTCGAGACCGGCGTCGTCCGCGACCTCACCGAGGACGCCGCGGACGAGATCGAGAAGATCTCTGCCTTCACGGGCCAGTACACCGTGGACGAAAAGGTTTACGCGCTCCCCTACTCGATGGGGATCGTCGGCTTCTGGTACAACGAGGACCTCTTCGCCGAGGCCGGGATCGACGAGGTCAGCCCGAGCCCCACCATCGAGGAGTTCTACGGGTACGTCGAGAAGCTCGACGCCGCCGGGATCACGCCTCTGTCGGTGGGCGCCAAGGACAAGTGGCCCGCCGCGCACTACTGGTACTACGCGGTGGTCCGCGAGTGCACGTTCGAGACGGTCGAGGCGGCCATCGAGAGCAAGGACTACTCCGACCCGTGCTTCATCAAGGCCGGTGAGAACGTCGAGGACATCATCGCCGAGGAGCCGTTCAACAAGGGCTTCCTCTCCACGGGCGCGCAGGACGGCCCGACGTCGGCGTCCGGCCTCCTGGCGACCGAGAAGGTGGCCATGGAGCTCGCGGGCCACTGGGAGCCGGGTGTGGCCGGCGGTCTGACCGAGGACGAGCAGGTGCCGGAGTTCCTCGGCTGGTTCGCCTTCCCGACGTTCGACGGCCAGGCCGGTGACCCGGCCGACCAGATGGGCGGCGGTGACGCCTGGTCGGTGTCGTCGGGTGCGCCCGACGCCGCGGTCGACTTCGCCAAGTACCTCCTGTCCGACGAGGCGCAGCAGGGCTTCGCCGAGCTCGACATGGGCCTGCCGACCAACCCGGCGGCGACGGACTCCGTCAGCGACGAGGCCCTCGCCCAGCTGATCCCGGTCCGCGACGGCGGCGGCAACACCCAGCTCTACCTGGACACGCGCCTCGGCCAGTCCGTGGGTGGCGCCATGAACGACGCGATCGCCCTCATGTTCGCCGGTGAGGCGGGTCCGCAAGACATCGTCGACGCGATCCAGTCGGCAGCCGAGTCGGAGTGAGTGACGTGGCAGACGACGTGACCACGTCGGACGTGGCCGCTTCGCCTGCGACGTCGCCCGTGCAGGGCGCCGCCGGCCGCACCTCCCAGGTGCGGCCGGCGGCCTCCGCGCGGGGCGGACGCCGCCGGATGAACTCGCAACTGCGCAAGCGCCTCGAGATCTTCTTCTTCGTGGCGCCCGCCCTGGCGCTCTTCGCGATGTTCGTGATCGTGCCGATCGTGACAGCCGTGCAGATGTCGCTCTTCCGGTGGAAGGGGATCGGGCCGCTCGTCGACTTCGTGGGCCTCCAGAACTACGTGTCCGTGCTGACGAACGACGTCTTCACGGGCGCGGTGACGCACAACCTGCTCATCGTCGGCTTGTCGATCGTGATCCAGCTTCCCCTCGGCCTGGCGATCGCGCTGCTCCTGAACCGCAAGATGTGGGGGCAGAGCGCGCTGCGCACGATCATCTTCGTGCCGTACGTCCTGGCCGAGGTGGTGGCCGGCGTGATCTGGCTGCAGTTGCTGCAGCCGCAGTACGGCGTCATCGACGGGATCTTCACAGCCGTCGGGCTGGAAGGCCCGGACCAGGGCTGGCTCGGTGACCCGGACCTCGCCCTGGGGACCCTCATGGTGGTCCTCACCTGGAAGTATCTCGGCCTGGCCGTGATCCTCTTCCTCGCCGGGCTGCAGAGCGTGCCGGAGGAGCTCTACGAGGCCGCGCAGCTCGACGGTGCCACGTGGTGGCAGGTGCAGCGCAAGATCACCATCCCGCTGCTCGGCCCGACGCTGCGCACCTGGGGCTTCCTGTCGATGATCGGCTCGCTCCAGCTCTTCGACATGGTGTGGATCCTGACCCGCGGCGGGCCCGCGAACGCCACGACCACGATGGCGACCTTCCTGGTCAACGAGGGAACTCAACGAGCCAACTTCGGCATCGCCGGGGCAGCCTCCGTGGTGCTGTTCGTCATCGCGCTGTTCATGGCGGTGCTCTACCAGCAGTTGATCCTGCGCCGTGACACGCGGCCCGAGACCGGGAGGAAGTGACCCATGAGTGCTCAGACGATGAGCGACCTCTCCCTGGCGCCCACGACGCGGCAGCGACGTCCGGGAGCCTTCCGTCCCGCGAACGTCGTCGTGTACGGCATCGCCCTGGTGGTCGTCGCGCTCACGCTCGGCCCCGTGATCTACGGGGTGCTGGGCGGTTTCCGCACCAACGCCCAGCTCGCCGCGACGCCGGCGGGCCTGCCCGACCCCTGGGTGCTGGACAACTACATCGGGGTGCTGACCAACCCGACGTTCTGGCAGTACACCTGGAACTCCGCGGGCGTCTCGCTGATCACGACGGCGGTCGTGGTGATCTTCGGCGTCATGGCCGCCTACCCTCTGGCGCGCTACGAGTTCAAGGGGCGTGAAGGGCTGTTCATGGTGTTCGTGATCGGCCTGCTGTTCCCGGCCACGGTCGCGATCGTGCCGCTGTTCATCCTCATCACGCAGAACCTGCAGCTCGGCAACACCTGGATCGGTGTCGCGCTGCCGCAGGCCGCGTTCGCCCTGCCGATGACCGTGGTGATCCTGCGCCCCTTCCTCATGGCCCTGCCCAAGGAGCTGGAGGAGGCCGCCATGATCGACGGCACGAGCAGGATCGGTTTCTTCTGGCGGATCCTCATCCCGCTGTCGGGGCCGGGAATGGTCACCGTGGGCGTGCTCGCCTTCGTCGGGTCCTGGAACGCGTACCTGCTGCCGCTGCTCCTGCTGCAGGGCGACATGAAGACCTTGCCCCTCGGCGTCGCGGACTTCTCGTCGGAGCACGCCTCCGACACCGCCGGCGTCTTCGCCTTCACCTCCCTCGCGATGATTCCCGCACTCGTCTTCTTCCTGGCGATGCAGAAGCGGATCGTCAACGGACTCCAGGGTGCCGTCAAGGGCTGACGACGGCCGAGTCGGAATGCCCGGACAGCACCCAGCACTTGCAGAAAGGACGGTCCGATGACGGATCTCGAAGTGGCCCTGCCGGCGATGCCGGAGGTGTCGGAGCGCGTGCACGACCTGCTCGCGCGGATGACCCTCGAGGAGAAGCTGGCCCAGATCGTCGGGTACTGGCTGGACCAGGGCGGCAACGTCGTCGCACCCATGCAGGGCGAGATGGGTGGAGGCCAGGGCTCCGGTGAGCTCGCCGAGGTCACCAAGCACGGCCTGGGGCACTACACGCGGGTGTACGGCACCCGGCCGGTCGACCCCGCGGAGCGGGCCGCCTGGTTGTGGGAGGAACAGCGGCGCCTGAAGCGCGAGACCCGGCTCGGCATCCCGGCCATCGTGCACGAGGAGTGCCTCACCGGCCTCGCCGCGTGGCAGGCCGCGACGTTCCCGACGCCGTTGGCCTGGGGTGCGTCGTTCGATCCCGGGCTCGTCGAGGAGATGGGCCGGGCGATCGGCGCGTCCATGTCGGAGCTCGGCGTGCACCAGGGCCTGGCCCCGGTGCTCGACGTCGTCCGCGATCCGCGCTGGGGGCGGGTCGACGAGTGCATCGCCGAGGATCCGTACGTGGTGGGCACGATCGGCACGTCGTACGTCCGTGGTCTCCAGGACGCGGGTGTGCACGCGACGCTGAAGCACTTCGTGGGCTACTCCGGTTCCCGGGCGGGACGCAACCACGCGCCCGTGAGCGCCGGTCCGCGCGAGATCGCCGACACGTATCTGCCGCCGTTCGAGATGGCGGTGCTGGACGGCGACGTGCGGTCGGTCATGAACTCCTACACCGACGTCGACGGCGTCCCGATGGCCGCGAACGAGGAGTACTTCACCACGCTCCTGCGCGAGAAGTGGGGCTTCACGGGCGTGGTCGTCTCCGACTACTTCGCCGTGGCGTTCCTGACCGTGATGCACGCCGTCGCGGCGGACCGCGGTGACGCGGCCGCGCAGGCCCTCACCGCGGGGATCGACGTCGAGCTCCCGTCGGGCGACGCGTTCCTCGCGCCCCTGGCGGAGCGGATCCGCTCCGGCGAGTACGACGAGGCGTACGTGGACCGCGCGGTCCGGCGCGTCCTGGCACAGAAGGAGGAGCTCGGCCTGCTCGAGCCGGACGCCTTCGAGGGCGAGCCGCCCACGGAAATCGATCTCGACCCGCCGGGGCACCGCGACATCGCGCGCCGCCTCGCGGAGGAGTCCGTGGTCCTGCTCGCGAACGACGGCGTGCTCCCGCTCCTCGGGGCCGACGGCGGGACGCCCGGCCGGGTGGCCGTCATCGGCCCGAACGCCGACCGGCCCGAGGCCCTCATGGGCTGCTACTCGTTCGCCAACCACGTGCTGGCTCATCACGAGCAGGTGGATATCGGTTTCGAGATCCCGTCGGTGCTGGAGGCCCTGCGCGGGGAGTTCCCCGGCGCCGAGCTGACCTACACGGTGGGCTGCACCGTCGAGGGCGCCGACACCGCCGGCTTCGCGGACGCGGTGGCGGCCGCCGAGGCCGCGGACGTCGCCGTGGTGGTGGTCGGTGACCAGGCCGGGCTTTTCGGGCGCGGAACCGTGGGCGAGGGCAACGACAGCGAGTCGCTGGAGCTGCCCGGCGTGCAGCGCGAGCTGGTCGAGGCGCTTACCGCCACGGGCAAGCCGGTCGTGATGGTGCTGCTCACCGGCCGTCCGTACAGCATCGGCTGGGCGCTGGACGGCACCGGGCCGCGGCCGGGCGCCGTGCTCCAGGCGTTCTTCCCGGGCGAGGAGGGCGGCACCGCCGTCGCGCGGGTCGTGTCGGGGCGCGTCAACCCGTCCGGGCGGCTGCCCGTGTCCCTGCCGCGCAGCACCGGGGCGCAGCCGTACGCCTACCAGCACCCGATCCTGGGCGGTCCGTCGGAGGTGACGAGCACCGATCCGACGCCGGCGCGGCCGTTCGGTTTCGGCCTGTCGTACACGACGTTCGAGCGAGAGCTCGTCGCGGTGGACGCCGAGGTAGCGGCAGGTGGAGCGTTCCGCGCCGTCGTGCGGGTCACGAACACGGGACAGGTCGCCGGGGCCGACGTCGTGCAGCTGTACGGGCACGACGTGATCGGGTCGATCGCGCGGCCGACGGTGCAGCTCCTCGGGTACGAGCGCGTGACGCTCGGGCCGGGGGAGACGGCGACCGTGACGTTCGACGTGCCCACGCAGCGGTTCGCGTTCTCCGACCGGAGGATGGTCAGGATCGTCGAGCCCGGCGACGTCGAGGTGTGGGTCGGCGCCAGCGCGGGTGACAGCGTCGTCAAGGTGGTCGCCGAGGGTATCGCGGACACCGACGACGCGCGTGCGGCGAGCGAGAACGGCCAGCCGGCCGACTCCGCCCCGCGAGCCGACGGCGACGGGCGGACCGATGCCGACCGTGGACCCGCCATGACCCGCCGGACGGTCCGCATCACCGGCGCCGTCCACGAGGTGACCGCCTCGGACCGTCGCTGGGTCACCGCGACGATCGCGAATCACTGACCGGTTCCGAGGGCTGACACGCCCTCAGGGAATGCGCGAATGCCACGGCATTCGACGGAGCGCTGGCCTGGCGATTTCTTCGCCGGGACAGCGCTCCGGTCGTTTTCTCACCAGAACGGGATTGCGAGAATGCGAGCGTTCGATGACCGCGCCGGACGGCCGGAGGCCTTTTCATTGACTCGCGCCGGTGCTGGATTTTTCACCCGTCGGGTGAAGCTCTGCGAAATATGTCCTCGATGTCGGTCAATATGTATACACTCCGAGTGCCTCCACCCGCCGCCGACGGCGGATCACCGTGCTCGATTTCGCGGGCACATTCAGCACCCCCGGAGATTCCATGCATTCCATGTTCACACGTGTGGTCGCGTCCGCGGCCGCCGTCGCCTTCCTGGCCACCCCAGGAACCGCGGCTGCCCTCGTGCCCGACGACGACGGGCAGATCGCTGCCCGCACCTTCCGTAGCGGCGATCAGGCCGCGGGCGACGGCGCCCTTCAGCCCATGACGCGGGAAATGTCGAGCGCCGTGCGGCCCGAGGAGAAGATCACCGCCGC encodes:
- a CDS encoding LacI family DNA-binding transcriptional regulator, giving the protein MTITDVARAAGVSVATVSKVVNGRYGVAQTTASRVLEVVDQLGYESSLVARSLRRRRTNVIGVLVAEFEPFSTELLKAISKAVEGTGYELLAYSGGGDTSDRVGWERRSLSRLGGTLIDGAVIVTPTVQVPTDDGVPVVAIDPHTGPTGPATVDSDSLAGARMATEHLISLGHTRIGHLGGRRDLESARLRELGYRQAMSDAGLTVDPSLVLTGGYRPDLSDRPTHELLDRPDRPTAVFAANDLSALHVVEVAEELGLRVPEDLSVVGYDDIPEAAAARPPLTTVAQPLREMGAEALRMVISLIESDAPRTGQGHHTRLPTRLVERASTAPPPAS
- a CDS encoding extracellular solute-binding protein is translated as MTRTKRSAAVIALGSAVALFAAACAGQGGGGGGSTDADADTITWWHNSNTGEGKAYYDQLAEDFEAETGVTVEVSAMQHEDMLTKLQAAFQSGNDEQIPDVYMSRGGGELQTEVETGVVRDLTEDAADEIEKISAFTGQYTVDEKVYALPYSMGIVGFWYNEDLFAEAGIDEVSPSPTIEEFYGYVEKLDAAGITPLSVGAKDKWPAAHYWYYAVVRECTFETVEAAIESKDYSDPCFIKAGENVEDIIAEEPFNKGFLSTGAQDGPTSASGLLATEKVAMELAGHWEPGVAGGLTEDEQVPEFLGWFAFPTFDGQAGDPADQMGGGDAWSVSSGAPDAAVDFAKYLLSDEAQQGFAELDMGLPTNPAATDSVSDEALAQLIPVRDGGGNTQLYLDTRLGQSVGGAMNDAIALMFAGEAGPQDIVDAIQSAAESE
- a CDS encoding carbohydrate ABC transporter permease, with product MADDVTTSDVAASPATSPVQGAAGRTSQVRPAASARGGRRRMNSQLRKRLEIFFFVAPALALFAMFVIVPIVTAVQMSLFRWKGIGPLVDFVGLQNYVSVLTNDVFTGAVTHNLLIVGLSIVIQLPLGLAIALLLNRKMWGQSALRTIIFVPYVLAEVVAGVIWLQLLQPQYGVIDGIFTAVGLEGPDQGWLGDPDLALGTLMVVLTWKYLGLAVILFLAGLQSVPEELYEAAQLDGATWWQVQRKITIPLLGPTLRTWGFLSMIGSLQLFDMVWILTRGGPANATTTMATFLVNEGTQRANFGIAGAASVVLFVIALFMAVLYQQLILRRDTRPETGRK
- a CDS encoding carbohydrate ABC transporter permease; protein product: MSAQTMSDLSLAPTTRQRRPGAFRPANVVVYGIALVVVALTLGPVIYGVLGGFRTNAQLAATPAGLPDPWVLDNYIGVLTNPTFWQYTWNSAGVSLITTAVVVIFGVMAAYPLARYEFKGREGLFMVFVIGLLFPATVAIVPLFILITQNLQLGNTWIGVALPQAAFALPMTVVILRPFLMALPKELEEAAMIDGTSRIGFFWRILIPLSGPGMVTVGVLAFVGSWNAYLLPLLLLQGDMKTLPLGVADFSSEHASDTAGVFAFTSLAMIPALVFFLAMQKRIVNGLQGAVKG
- a CDS encoding beta-glucosidase; amino-acid sequence: MTDLEVALPAMPEVSERVHDLLARMTLEEKLAQIVGYWLDQGGNVVAPMQGEMGGGQGSGELAEVTKHGLGHYTRVYGTRPVDPAERAAWLWEEQRRLKRETRLGIPAIVHEECLTGLAAWQAATFPTPLAWGASFDPGLVEEMGRAIGASMSELGVHQGLAPVLDVVRDPRWGRVDECIAEDPYVVGTIGTSYVRGLQDAGVHATLKHFVGYSGSRAGRNHAPVSAGPREIADTYLPPFEMAVLDGDVRSVMNSYTDVDGVPMAANEEYFTTLLREKWGFTGVVVSDYFAVAFLTVMHAVAADRGDAAAQALTAGIDVELPSGDAFLAPLAERIRSGEYDEAYVDRAVRRVLAQKEELGLLEPDAFEGEPPTEIDLDPPGHRDIARRLAEESVVLLANDGVLPLLGADGGTPGRVAVIGPNADRPEALMGCYSFANHVLAHHEQVDIGFEIPSVLEALRGEFPGAELTYTVGCTVEGADTAGFADAVAAAEAADVAVVVVGDQAGLFGRGTVGEGNDSESLELPGVQRELVEALTATGKPVVMVLLTGRPYSIGWALDGTGPRPGAVLQAFFPGEEGGTAVARVVSGRVNPSGRLPVSLPRSTGAQPYAYQHPILGGPSEVTSTDPTPARPFGFGLSYTTFERELVAVDAEVAAGGAFRAVVRVTNTGQVAGADVVQLYGHDVIGSIARPTVQLLGYERVTLGPGETATVTFDVPTQRFAFSDRRMVRIVEPGDVEVWVGASAGDSVVKVVAEGIADTDDARAASENGQPADSAPRADGDGRTDADRGPAMTRRTVRITGAVHEVTASDRRWVTATIANH